From the Buchnera aphidicola (Ceratovacuna japonica) genome, one window contains:
- a CDS encoding L-threonylcarbamoyladenylate synthase type 1 TsaC, producing MYIECQKNINKCVINLKNGKLIIYPTESVFGLGCDPDNDKAIINLLKIKNRSVDKGLIIISSDYKYIKKYISIKNVPKKNIRKFYKLWPGNFTLLHPAKKNVSLYIRGNSKFVAVRITKNKFVKSLCKNFGKAIISTSANLSGFKPCRNIKEILCQFGKKICIMNGYVNLKKSPSTIINIINGEYIRND from the coding sequence ATGTATATTGAATGTCAAAAAAATATTAACAAGTGTGTAATTAATTTAAAAAATGGTAAATTAATTATATATCCCACTGAGTCAGTATTTGGGCTTGGATGTGATCCTGACAATGATAAAGCTATTATAAATTTGTTAAAAATAAAAAATAGAAGTGTTGATAAAGGTCTTATAATAATATCATCTGATTATAAATATATAAAAAAATATATATCTATAAAAAATGTTCCAAAGAAAAATATTAGAAAATTTTATAAACTTTGGCCTGGAAACTTTACTCTTTTACATCCAGCTAAAAAAAATGTTTCATTATATATAAGAGGGAACTCAAAATTTGTTGCTGTTAGAATAACAAAAAATAAATTTGTGAAAAGTTTATGTAAAAATTTTGGTAAAGCTATAATATCTACTAGTGCTAATTTAAGTGGTTTTAAACCTTGTAGAAATATAAAAGAGATTTTATGTCAATTTGGAAAAAAAATTTGTATTATGAACGGTTATGTAAATTTAAAAAAAAGTCCTTCTACAATAATAAATATTATAAATGGAGAATATATTAGAAATGATTAG
- the def gene encoding peptide deformylase encodes MKIFKILKYPNKKLRYISKPVIKIDKNIHNIIDRMFKTMILENGIGLSAIQVGIPLQIITILDTKNINNKITIINPKIIKKKKKILESEGCLSFPNQYAYVPRYKYLNIKALNYFGKNIVINAKSIMSICIQHEIDHLLGKLFIDYLSDLKKNIIKKKMKKMYRKIK; translated from the coding sequence ATGAAGATATTTAAAATATTGAAATATCCTAATAAAAAATTAAGATATATTTCCAAACCTGTTATAAAAATAGATAAAAATATTCATAACATAATAGATAGAATGTTCAAAACTATGATATTAGAAAATGGAATAGGATTATCTGCTATACAAGTTGGGATACCATTACAAATAATTACAATATTAGATACAAAAAACATTAATAATAAAATTACTATAATAAACCCTAAAATAATAAAAAAAAAAAAAAAAATATTAGAAAGTGAAGGATGTCTTTCATTTCCTAATCAGTATGCTTATGTTCCAAGATATAAATATTTAAATATAAAAGCTTTAAATTATTTTGGAAAAAATATAGTAATAAATGCAAAATCTATTATGTCGATATGTATCCAACATGAGATTGATCACTTATTAGGAAAACTTTTTATAGATTATCTTTCTGATTTAAAAAAAAATATTATAAAAAAAAAAATGAAAAAAATGTATAGAAAAATAAAATGA
- the fmt gene encoding methionyl-tRNA formyltransferase: protein MKKKKKLKIVFAGTTNFSKKHLKALIKSNYEIVKVITKKKFFKKKYISEVEKIAKKNYISIISENNLNDLKIIKEIKKEKPDIMIIVAYGIKIPKQIIKIFPLKAINIHPSILPRWRGASPIQRAILNGDKITGVSTILINQKIDSGDILNKKICKIEKKDTFLSLSKKLCNIGIKSMFLTLKNINIKKIYKQKNIKNKNLYATKINKSETKLIWSKKAKYLERSIRAFFPKPGSYFIYKKKRVKVIKSEILFSKKKYSCGKILKISKNGIYIGTKKNCLIIKKIQIEGKKIINSIEIYNGYKNFFKSGSTIK, encoded by the coding sequence ATGAAAAAAAAAAAAAAACTAAAAATAGTTTTCGCAGGAACAACTAATTTTTCTAAAAAACATTTAAAAGCTCTAATAAAATCTAATTATGAAATAGTGAAAGTAATAACAAAAAAAAAATTTTTTAAAAAAAAATATATATCTGAAGTAGAAAAAATTGCAAAAAAAAATTATATTTCAATAATATCAGAAAATAATTTAAATGACTTAAAAATAATAAAAGAAATAAAAAAAGAAAAACCAGATATAATGATAATAGTTGCATATGGTATTAAAATACCTAAACAAATAATAAAAATATTTCCATTAAAAGCAATAAATATACATCCATCTATTTTACCAAGGTGGAGAGGAGCCTCTCCTATACAAAGAGCAATATTAAATGGAGACAAAATAACTGGAGTTAGCACTATATTAATAAATCAAAAAATTGATTCAGGAGATATATTAAATAAAAAAATATGCAAAATAGAAAAAAAAGATACGTTTTTAAGTTTATCTAAAAAATTATGTAATATTGGAATAAAATCTATGTTTTTGACTTTAAAAAACATTAATATAAAAAAAATATATAAACAAAAAAATATAAAAAATAAAAATTTATATGCAACTAAAATAAACAAGTCAGAAACTAAATTAATATGGTCTAAAAAAGCAAAATATTTAGAAAGATCTATAAGAGCTTTTTTTCCAAAACCTGGAAGTTATTTTATATATAAAAAAAAAAGAGTTAAAGTTATTAAATCTGAAATATTATTTTCTAAAAAAAAATATTCATGTGGAAAAATATTAAAAATTTCAAAAAATGGAATATATATAGGAACTAAAAAAAATTGTTTAATAATAAAAAAAATACAAATAGAAGGAAAAAAAATAATAAATTCTATAGAAATATATAATGGATATAAAAATTTTTTCAAATCTGGAAGTACTATCAAATAA
- the rplQ gene encoding 50S ribosomal protein L17, whose product MRHKKSGKKFNRTRSHFKSMIRNMICSLFKYERIKTTLAKAKELRRFSERIITISKKDSVHNRRIVFSRIRNLDIVKKLFVDIAPFFFERKGGYTRILKCGFRKGDNSLMSYIELVDRKKNNVIKKKS is encoded by the coding sequence ATGAGACATAAAAAATCTGGTAAAAAGTTTAATAGAACCAGAAGTCATTTTAAATCTATGATTAGAAATATGATATGTTCTTTATTTAAATATGAAAGAATTAAAACTACTCTTGCAAAAGCTAAAGAGTTAAGAAGATTTTCAGAAAGGATAATTACTATTTCTAAGAAAGATTCTGTACATAATAGAAGAATTGTTTTCTCTAGAATAAGAAATTTGGATATTGTTAAAAAACTTTTTGTTGATATAGCTCCATTTTTTTTTGAAAGAAAAGGTGGATATACTAGAATTTTAAAATGTGGATTTAGAAAAGGTGATAACTCTTTAATGTCTTATATAGAGCTAGTAGACAGAAAAAAAAATAATGTTATTAAAAAAAAATCATAA
- the rpoA gene encoding DNA-directed RNA polymerase subunit alpha — MYHSFISTLLKPKVVDIKKISSNKSRVTLEPLERGFGHTLGNALRRILLSSIPGCAITEVYIEGILHEYSTKDGVKEDIIDILLNIKDLPIKMHSKDFSFITIEKHGECKVIASDISHNGDIEITKLKHFICSLTSKNSSIKIRMKVEKGIGYSPASSRVNDENRDASLGRILLDAWYSPINHISYNVESARVKQRTDLDKLIIFIETNGTIDPESAIRYASTILYEQLESFIYLRDLKQDKVKEKKPKFDPALLRPVDDLELTVRSANCLKSESIHYIGDLIQKTEVELLKTPNLGKKSLTEIKDVLSSKNLFLGTQLKNWPPKDLLE, encoded by the coding sequence ATGTATCACAGTTTTATCTCTACACTATTAAAACCCAAAGTAGTTGATATAAAAAAAATTAGTTCTAATAAATCTAGAGTAACTTTAGAACCTTTAGAAAGAGGATTTGGTCATACTTTGGGGAATGCTTTAAGAAGAATATTGTTGTCTTCTATTCCTGGATGTGCAATTACAGAAGTGTATATAGAAGGAATTTTACATGAATATAGTACTAAAGATGGTGTGAAAGAAGATATAATAGATATATTACTAAATATAAAAGATCTTCCAATAAAGATGCATAGTAAAGATTTTTCATTTATTACTATAGAAAAGCATGGAGAGTGTAAAGTTATTGCTTCAGACATTTCTCATAATGGAGACATAGAAATAACAAAATTAAAACATTTTATTTGTAGTCTGACTTCTAAAAACTCATCTATTAAAATAAGAATGAAAGTAGAAAAAGGTATAGGATATTCTCCGGCATCTTCTAGAGTAAATGATGAAAACAGAGATGCTTCTTTGGGAAGAATTTTACTTGATGCTTGGTATAGTCCTATTAATCATATATCTTATAATGTAGAGTCAGCTAGAGTTAAACAAAGAACTGATTTAGATAAATTAATTATATTTATAGAAACTAATGGAACAATAGACCCAGAAAGTGCAATAAGATATGCTTCTACAATTTTATACGAACAATTAGAATCATTTATATATTTAAGAGATCTTAAGCAGGATAAAGTTAAAGAAAAAAAACCTAAATTTGATCCAGCATTGTTAAGACCTGTAGATGATTTAGAATTAACTGTTAGATCAGCTAATTGTTTAAAATCTGAGTCTATACATTACATAGGTGATTTAATACAAAAAACAGAAGTAGAGTTATTAAAAACTCCTAATTTAGGAAAAAAATCTCTTACTGAAATAAAAGATGTTCTTTCTTCTAAAAATTTGTTTTTAGGAACACAATTAAAAAATTGGCCTCCTAAAGATTTATTAGAATAA
- the rpsD gene encoding 30S ribosomal protein S4, whose product MAKYLGPKLRLSRREGTDLFLKSGLRSIDTKCKISSFPGQHGIKKNRISDYGVQFREKQKVKRLYGILEKQFRNYYKKASKIKGNTGENLLILLERRLDNIVYRMGFGSTRSESRQLVNHKSILVNNSIVNIPSYQVNINDVIEIKKSAKKQSRIKASLEISKQYEKFLWVDVNVSNMVGTFKQIPERNDLSSDINEHLIVEFYSK is encoded by the coding sequence ATGGCAAAATATTTAGGACCTAAATTAAGATTGAGCAGAAGAGAAGGAACTGATTTATTTTTAAAATCAGGATTAAGATCTATAGATACTAAATGTAAAATTTCTAGTTTTCCAGGACAGCATGGTATTAAAAAAAATAGAATTTCAGATTATGGTGTACAATTTAGAGAAAAGCAAAAAGTAAAAAGATTATATGGAATTTTAGAAAAACAATTTAGAAATTATTATAAAAAAGCGTCTAAAATAAAAGGTAATACTGGAGAAAACTTATTGATATTATTAGAAAGAAGATTGGATAATATAGTATATAGGATGGGTTTTGGAAGTACTAGATCAGAATCTAGACAGTTAGTTAATCATAAATCTATTTTAGTTAATAACAGTATAGTAAATATTCCATCGTATCAAGTAAATATAAATGATGTAATAGAAATAAAAAAAAGCGCTAAAAAACAATCTAGAATAAAAGCTTCTTTAGAAATTTCTAAGCAATACGAGAAATTTTTGTGGGTAGATGTAAATGTTTCTAATATGGTTGGTACTTTTAAACAAATTCCTGAAAGAAATGATTTGTCCTCTGATATTAATGAGCATCTTATAGTTGAATTTTATTCTAAATAA
- the rpsK gene encoding 30S ribosomal protein S11 produces the protein MKKSSTKYKKKIKKYVTDGIAHIHASFNNTIVSITDKKGNTLGWATAGGSGFRGSRKSTPFAAQIAAEKCAELVKPYNIKNLEIMVKGPGPGRESAIRAFNSIGFNITNIIDVTPIPHNGCRPPKKRRV, from the coding sequence ATGAAAAAAAGTTCAACAAAATATAAAAAAAAGATTAAAAAATATGTTACAGATGGAATAGCTCATATTCATGCTTCTTTCAATAACACTATTGTTTCTATTACAGATAAAAAAGGAAATACATTAGGATGGGCTACAGCTGGAGGATCTGGTTTTAGAGGATCTAGAAAATCTACTCCATTTGCAGCTCAAATAGCAGCTGAAAAATGTGCGGAATTAGTAAAGCCTTATAATATAAAAAATTTAGAAATTATGGTAAAAGGTCCAGGTCCTGGAAGAGAGTCAGCAATAAGAGCTTTTAATTCTATAGGATTTAATATAACAAATATTATTGATGTAACTCCTATACCTCATAATGGATGTAGACCTCCAAAAAAAAGAAGAGTATAA
- the rpsM gene encoding 30S ribosomal protein S13, whose protein sequence is MIRIQGINIENNKHVNIALSMIYGIGISRANYICKNLNISYFSKIGSLDDKTLDLLREKVSKFIIEGDLRRKNKLCIKRLMDLGCYRGLRHRKGLPVRGQRTKTNARTRKGPRKILKK, encoded by the coding sequence ATGATTCGTATTCAAGGCATTAACATAGAAAATAATAAACATGTAAATATAGCATTAAGTATGATATATGGAATTGGAATATCTAGAGCCAATTATATTTGTAAAAATTTAAATATATCATATTTTTCAAAAATAGGTTCATTAGATGATAAAACATTAGATTTACTAAGAGAAAAAGTATCTAAATTTATAATAGAAGGTGATCTAAGAAGAAAAAATAAATTGTGTATAAAAAGATTAATGGATTTAGGTTGTTATAGAGGTTTAAGGCATAGAAAAGGACTTCCAGTAAGAGGACAAAGAACTAAAACAAACGCTAGAACTAGAAAAGGACCTAGAAAAATATTAAAAAAATAA
- the secY gene encoding preprotein translocase subunit SecY, whose translation MLNKLNNKIKKLSNKNFCRSENELKNRIFFLIIAVIVFRIGSLIPVPGINVEVLSKILYQNSSNLLDMLNVFSGGSIGKASIFSLGIMPYISSSIIVQLLTFVNSKFKNMKKNGEIGKRQINKYTKYLSFLISIIQSICISISLPHIYFFKDLVINPGIYFYVLSTFSLITGTMFLIWLGELITKYGIGNGISIIIFLGIISGIPHSIISIIEKVRLDNISYFMFLFLIFFIFSVIFFVTFIERSYYKIYVQYANTNNSKRSYSSNNISHLPIKVNIVGVIPAIFASSIVVLPYTIFSWIVSFHRSYFLENFLQYLQPNSFFYIFSYVFLIIFFCFFYTNLTFNSKDTSENLKKSGAFIKGIRPGNKTSEYIGNIVTKLTFIGSLYISFVCMVPEFIKYFLNSNLYFGGTSLLIVVVVIIDCISQVQNIIVSNMYYKNFKKYNKNVKNNFF comes from the coding sequence ATGTTAAATAAATTAAATAATAAAATTAAAAAATTATCTAATAAAAATTTTTGTAGAAGTGAAAATGAATTAAAAAACAGAATTTTTTTTTTAATAATAGCAGTTATTGTATTTAGAATAGGATCTTTAATACCAGTCCCAGGTATTAATGTAGAAGTATTATCAAAAATATTATATCAAAATAGTAGTAATTTATTAGATATGTTAAATGTATTTTCTGGGGGATCTATTGGTAAAGCATCTATTTTTTCTTTAGGTATAATGCCATATATATCTTCATCTATAATTGTTCAACTTCTTACTTTTGTTAATTCTAAATTTAAAAATATGAAAAAAAATGGAGAAATTGGAAAAAGACAAATTAATAAATATACTAAATATTTATCTTTTCTTATATCTATTATTCAGTCCATTTGCATATCTATAAGTTTACCTCATATTTACTTTTTTAAAGATTTAGTTATTAACCCAGGAATATATTTTTATGTTTTATCTACTTTTAGTTTAATTACAGGAACTATGTTTTTAATATGGCTTGGAGAATTAATTACTAAATATGGTATCGGAAATGGAATATCAATAATAATATTTTTAGGAATAATATCTGGTATTCCTCATTCTATTATTAGTATAATAGAAAAAGTTAGATTAGACAATATTAGTTATTTTATGTTTTTGTTTTTAATATTTTTTATTTTTTCAGTAATTTTTTTTGTCACTTTTATAGAAAGAAGTTATTATAAAATATATGTTCAATATGCTAACACTAATAATAGTAAAAGATCATATTCTTCTAATAATATAAGTCATTTACCTATAAAGGTAAACATAGTTGGCGTAATACCAGCTATATTTGCATCAAGTATAGTTGTACTTCCATATACTATTTTTTCTTGGATAGTTAGTTTTCATAGAAGTTATTTTCTTGAAAATTTCTTGCAGTACTTGCAACCAAATAGCTTTTTTTATATATTTAGTTATGTTTTTTTAATTATATTTTTTTGTTTTTTTTATACTAATTTGACATTTAATTCTAAAGATACTTCAGAAAATTTAAAAAAATCTGGAGCTTTTATAAAAGGAATTAGACCAGGAAATAAAACTTCTGAATATATTGGTAATATTGTCACAAAATTGACTTTTATAGGTTCTTTATATATATCTTTTGTTTGTATGGTTCCAGAATTTATAAAATATTTTTTAAATTCTAATTTGTATTTTGGAGGAACTTCTTTATTAATAGTAGTTGTAGTTATTATAGATTGTATAAGTCAAGTGCAAAATATTATTGTTTCAAATATGTATTATAAAAATTTTAAGAAATATAATAAAAATGTTAAAAATAATTTTTTTTAA
- the rplO gene encoding 50S ribosomal protein L15: protein MLFKNIILYQERSKRKKRCGRGIGSGLGKTCGRGHKGQKSRKGSSIRIGFEGGQTPLYKRSPKFGFTSKKNIFTKEVKFCRIKDLLKKYDVINLNLLKINGIVKKNTKHVKIIGDININKSIIIEGLKTTKKISSIIKNLGGEIK from the coding sequence ATGTTATTTAAAAATATAATATTATATCAGGAAAGATCAAAAAGAAAAAAAAGATGTGGAAGAGGAATAGGTTCTGGATTAGGAAAGACTTGCGGAAGAGGCCATAAAGGTCAAAAATCTAGAAAAGGATCTTCAATAAGGATAGGTTTTGAAGGCGGTCAAACGCCTTTATATAAAAGATCGCCAAAATTTGGTTTTACATCTAAAAAAAATATTTTTACTAAAGAAGTAAAATTTTGTAGAATAAAAGATTTATTAAAAAAATATGATGTAATAAATTTAAATTTGTTAAAAATTAATGGTATTGTTAAAAAAAATACAAAACATGTAAAGATCATAGGAGATATAAATATAAATAAGTCGATTATTATTGAAGGCTTGAAAACTACAAAAAAAATATCCTCTATAATAAAAAATCTTGGTGGTGAAATAAAATAG
- the rpmD gene encoding 50S ribosomal protein L30, giving the protein MKFKKLKITQVRSSIGILPKHKLTLLCLGLKKIGSCKKFYNNLSISGMINKISYMLKIEEL; this is encoded by the coding sequence ATGAAATTTAAAAAATTGAAAATTACTCAAGTTAGAAGTTCTATAGGAATACTACCTAAACATAAATTAACTTTGTTATGTCTTGGTTTAAAAAAAATAGGAAGTTGTAAAAAATTTTATAATAATCTTTCTATTTCTGGTATGATAAATAAAATAAGTTATATGCTTAAAATAGAGGAATTATAA
- the rpsE gene encoding 30S ribosomal protein S5 has translation MKYTDNKKINEFQEKLISVNRVSKTVKGGRVFSFTALTVVGNKNGKVGFGYGKSKEVPSAIQKAMEKARKNMISFFLNKNTLQYSIKETFTSSTIFMKPASDGTGIIAGGAMRAVFEVSGVFNVLAKTYGSTNPINVVRATINGLKNMQSPEIVSKKRNKKINIFFRRS, from the coding sequence ATGAAATATACAGATAATAAAAAAATTAATGAATTTCAAGAGAAGCTTATTTCAGTTAATAGAGTTTCTAAAACTGTTAAAGGTGGTAGAGTTTTTTCTTTTACAGCTTTAACCGTAGTAGGAAATAAAAATGGAAAAGTAGGTTTTGGTTATGGAAAATCTAAAGAAGTTCCTTCTGCTATACAAAAAGCCATGGAAAAAGCTAGAAAAAATATGATTTCTTTTTTTTTAAACAAAAATACATTACAATATTCTATAAAAGAAACTTTTACTAGTTCTACAATTTTTATGAAGCCAGCTTCTGATGGTACTGGAATAATTGCTGGTGGTGCTATGAGAGCTGTTTTTGAAGTATCAGGAGTATTTAATGTATTAGCTAAAACTTATGGATCAACTAATCCTATAAATGTAGTTAGAGCTACTATAAATGGTTTAAAAAATATGCAATCTCCTGAGATAGTTTCAAAAAAAAGAAATAAAAAAATAAATATATTTTTTAGAAGAAGTTAA
- the rplR gene encoding 50S ribosomal protein L18 gives MSLLKKKYARTKRFLRYRKKLKNIRLVVHKSSRNIYAQIISSDSNVIVSASTLEKKIKKNFFYSGNKKSAKFIGKKIAIRSIKNGIQKVSFDRSGFKYHGRIKALADSARKYGLKF, from the coding sequence ATGAGTTTATTAAAAAAAAAATATGCCAGAACTAAGAGATTTTTAAGATATAGAAAAAAGTTAAAAAATATTAGATTGGTAGTTCATAAAAGTTCTCGTAATATTTATGCTCAGATAATTTCTTCAGATAGTAATGTTATAGTTTCTGCTTCTACATTAGAAAAAAAGATAAAAAAAAATTTTTTTTATTCTGGAAATAAAAAGTCAGCCAAGTTTATTGGAAAAAAAATAGCCATAAGATCTATAAAAAATGGAATACAAAAAGTTTCATTTGATCGTTCTGGATTTAAATATCATGGAAGAATTAAAGCATTAGCTGATTCAGCTAGAAAATATGGTCTAAAATTTTAG
- the rplF gene encoding 50S ribosomal protein L6 — translation MSRIAKKPILVPNDVNVLLKDNKIYVSGIYGKLKFTMNSCVKIKHKKNLLTFSGNKKFNKSWMYAGTYRSLVDSMIYGVKNKFFKILILSGVGYKVALTENIINLYLGYSHIIKYKLPNGVFADCSSSTKIILSGVNKQLVFQTAAILRSYKIPEPYKGKGIHYKDEVIRRKEAKKK, via the coding sequence ATGTCTAGAATAGCTAAAAAACCTATTTTAGTTCCTAATGATGTTAATGTATTATTGAAAGATAATAAAATATATGTAAGTGGTATATATGGAAAACTTAAATTTACTATGAACAGTTGTGTAAAAATAAAACATAAAAAAAATTTATTAACTTTTTCTGGAAACAAAAAATTTAATAAATCTTGGATGTATGCAGGAACTTATAGATCATTAGTAGATTCTATGATATATGGAGTTAAAAATAAATTTTTTAAAATTTTGATATTATCTGGTGTTGGTTATAAAGTTGCTTTAACTGAAAATATAATAAATTTGTATTTAGGATACTCTCATATAATAAAGTATAAATTACCTAATGGAGTTTTTGCAGATTGTAGTTCTTCTACTAAAATTATTTTAAGTGGTGTAAACAAACAACTAGTTTTTCAAACTGCAGCAATTTTACGCTCATACAAAATTCCGGAACCTTATAAAGGGAAAGGAATTCATTATAAAGATGAAGTAATAAGAAGAAAAGAGGCTAAAAAGAAATAA
- the rpsH gene encoding 30S ribosomal protein S8, with the protein MSMQDSISDMLTRIRNGQYSNKIYVTVKFSKFKISILKVLKKEGYIKDFLVDFKIKIFLKYYNGKPVIEHIEKVSKPSLRVYKNKRDIYKVIYGLGISIISTSRGVVTDFEARKLGIGGEVLCNIY; encoded by the coding sequence ATGAGTATGCAAGATTCTATTAGTGATATGTTAACTAGAATAAGAAATGGTCAGTATTCTAATAAAATATATGTAACTGTAAAATTTTCTAAATTTAAGATATCTATTTTGAAGGTTTTAAAAAAAGAAGGATATATAAAAGATTTTTTAGTTGATTTTAAAATAAAAATATTTTTAAAATATTATAATGGAAAGCCTGTAATAGAACATATAGAAAAAGTAAGTAAACCTAGTCTTAGAGTATATAAAAATAAAAGAGATATATATAAAGTTATATATGGATTAGGAATTTCTATAATATCTACCTCAAGAGGAGTAGTAACTGACTTTGAAGCAAGAAAATTAGGAATAGGCGGAGAAGTATTATGCAACATATATTAG
- the rpsN gene encoding 30S ribosomal protein S14, giving the protein MAKESIKAREKKRKKLSKKFYNIRKNLKKIIFDLKTSDNEKMKAIFKLQKLPRDSSFCRIRNRCYITGRPHAFLRKFGLSRIKFREAAMNGEIPGLKKSSW; this is encoded by the coding sequence ATGGCAAAAGAATCTATAAAGGCTAGAGAAAAAAAAAGAAAAAAGTTAAGCAAAAAGTTTTATAATATAAGAAAAAATTTAAAAAAAATTATATTTGATTTAAAAACTTCTGATAATGAAAAAATGAAAGCTATATTTAAACTGCAAAAATTACCTAGAGATTCTAGTTTTTGTAGAATTAGAAATAGATGTTATATTACAGGAAGACCTCATGCATTTTTAAGAAAATTTGGTCTAAGCAGAATAAAATTTAGAGAAGCAGCTATGAATGGAGAAATTCCAGGATTAAAAAAATCTAGTTGGTAA
- the rplE gene encoding 50S ribosomal protein L5, which yields MIELKVLYKEKIINYLMKKLNFTSVMQVPKIEKITLNIGDGSCNYKKKNLVNIISDMTMISGQKPIVTNAKKSISGFKIRQGHPVGCKVTLRKNRMWDFINRFIYIVVPRIRDFRGFNKKSFDGRGNYSIGIKEQIIFPEINYEKIDRTRGLNITITTNTNNDYYSFKLLKSLNFPFKK from the coding sequence GTGATAGAATTAAAAGTTCTTTATAAAGAAAAAATAATAAATTATTTAATGAAAAAATTAAATTTTACATCTGTTATGCAAGTTCCTAAAATTGAAAAAATTACTTTAAATATTGGAGATGGTAGTTGTAATTATAAAAAAAAAAATTTAGTTAATATAATTTCTGATATGACTATGATATCAGGACAGAAACCAATAGTAACAAATGCAAAGAAATCTATATCTGGATTTAAAATAAGACAAGGTCATCCTGTTGGATGTAAAGTTACTTTAAGAAAAAATAGAATGTGGGATTTTATAAATAGATTTATATATATAGTAGTTCCTAGAATAAGAGATTTTAGAGGTTTTAATAAAAAATCTTTTGATGGTAGAGGAAATTATAGTATAGGCATAAAAGAACAAATTATTTTTCCTGAAATAAATTACGAAAAAATAGATAGAACTAGAGGGCTTAATATTACTATAACTACTAATACAAACAATGATTATTATTCATTTAAATTATTAAAATCTTTAAATTTTCCTTTTAAAAAATAA
- the rplX gene encoding 50S ribosomal protein L24: protein MSKKIRKNDEVVVISGKYKGKKGVVKKFISSNKVIVSGINIVKKHKKSVPERNESGGIIEEESYIQVSNLKIFNKFTGKSDRVGFKFEDGKKVRFFKSNNKVID from the coding sequence ATGTCTAAAAAAATTAGAAAAAATGATGAAGTAGTAGTAATATCAGGAAAATATAAAGGAAAAAAAGGTGTAGTAAAAAAATTTATTTCTTCGAATAAAGTAATTGTTTCTGGTATTAATATTGTAAAAAAACATAAAAAATCTGTACCAGAAAGAAATGAATCTGGAGGTATAATAGAAGAAGAATCTTATATACAAGTGTCTAATTTAAAAATTTTTAACAAATTTACAGGTAAATCTGATAGAGTAGGATTTAAGTTTGAAGATGGGAAAAAAGTTCGTTTTTTCAAATCTAACAATAAAGTTATAGATTAA
- the rplN gene encoding 50S ribosomal protein L14, translated as MIQEQTVLHVADNSGAKLVICIKVLGGSKRRYANIGDIIKVAVQESSSGGKVKKGEVLKAVVIRTKKGISRLDGSYIRFDRNSCVLLNNVNETIIGSRIFGPVTRELRIEKFMKIVSLASEVL; from the coding sequence ATGATTCAAGAACAAACAGTTTTACATGTTGCAGATAATTCTGGAGCTAAATTAGTTATCTGCATAAAAGTTTTAGGTGGATCAAAAAGAAGATATGCTAATATTGGAGATATAATAAAAGTTGCTGTTCAAGAATCTTCTTCAGGTGGAAAGGTGAAAAAAGGAGAAGTTTTAAAAGCAGTTGTTATAAGAACTAAAAAAGGAATTTCTAGATTAGATGGCTCTTATATTAGGTTTGACAGAAATTCTTGCGTTTTATTAAATAATGTGAATGAAACTATTATAGGAAGTAGAATTTTTGGTCCTGTTACTAGAGAGTTAAGAATAGAAAAGTTTATGAAAATTGTTTCTTTAGCTTCAGAAGTACTTTAA